In the genome of Dermacentor andersoni chromosome 3, qqDerAnde1_hic_scaffold, whole genome shotgun sequence, one region contains:
- the LOC126547674 gene encoding uncharacterized protein has product MDSEWDSSGVDQSTLEVSTLTGSSDADSGEEDCSVTLVAVVCCVLACIIAIAIALLLFGGVEVFEDADSGGGGDGDGVEDPTKYPPVVRSPPRPVVTDHPTTKAPPSPPVTARPTMTRSPPRTPRPLTTRPSPIIRTKPTTTPVTTTTVKKVTPRRAPPTPRKRPPPPPPPPPATSKHPPPPPRLPPPPPPTTKRPPPPPPSPPPPPKRPPRPPPPPPPPSATTKRPPPPPSPPPPPTKRPPPPPPPPPPPPPPPAITKRRPAPPTTTKHPPPPPPPPPATTKRRPPPPPPPPPSPPTTRRPPPPPPTTKRPPPPPPPPPPTTKRRPPPPSPPPPPPPSPPTTRRPPPPPPTTKRPPPPPPPPPPTTKRPPPPPPPPPPPPPTTKRPPPPPPPPPTRPAQPPPPPPPVRPTLPPPLTQSSIKPISLLCTFGNKTGGGTVYPPDGLCDYIFYDSMYKNNRNPLFGNWDYDIYSILSRAQKADRTKSQYGAGFAFEHRNKLVSDLTKKSLEVFWSHNLFHFGIIDCPMHGVTHAQMDEVFVALKALGDVAKVARTSGNASYVILGALSATSAWNDYFKNKFKNTFKPDLFISLGHQLRGDPEKSRCIATPPAILQKPTGFPDEHDLHDAARALAAVASQAGGPRISISVSMKGRWSTLKPNVRAEIFAPCVTSSQGPYYGSYTEVCDTPPFSNNLLHEVQQYAMRAYDKATRRMFVYDNEQTLCKKLCLLKANYTKLEFGVAIYDLDYEDADDTCSSLNTQGAYSRTKVASTVQRYLASQFTDPSKEAECSQLWQ; this is encoded by the coding sequence ATGGACAGCGAGTGGGATTCATCCGGCGTCGACCAGTCGACCCTCGAAGTGTCGACCCTGACCGGTTCTTCGGACGCAGACTCAGGTGAAGAGGATTGCAGCGTCACTCTCGTCGCCGTTGTGTGCTGCGTCCTGGCGTGCATCATCGCCATAGCCATCGCGCTACTCCTATTCGGAGGCGTGGAGGTCTTCGAAGATGCTGACTCAGGTGGAGGTGGTGACGGCGATGGCGTGGAAGATCCGACGAAATACCCGCCCGTTGTCCGTTCCCCGCCACGGCCAGTGGTTACTGATCACCCCACAACGAAAGCGCCACCATCGCCACCGGTGACCGCTCGCCCTACAATGACCAGGTCACCGCCTAGAACGCCAAGACCGCTAACAACGAGGCCGTCTCCTATTATACGCACTAAGCCTACTACTACACCCGTCACCACAACTACGGTGAAAAAAGTGACTCCTAGACGTGCGCCACCTACGCCACGTAAACGCCctccaccacctcctcctccgcctcctgcGACATCGAAACACCCTCCACCACCTCCTCGTCtacctcctccgcctcctccaaCAACGAAACGACCTCCACCACCTCCTCCTTCGCCTCCTCCTCCACCTAAGCGCCCTCcacgccctcctcctccgcctcctccgccTTCTGCGACAACTAAACGCCCTCCACCACCTCCTTCTCCGCCTCCTCCTCCAACTAAACGCCctccaccacctcctcctccacctcctcctcctcctccgcctcctgcGATAACTAAACGCCGTCCAGCACCTCCGACGACGACTAAACACCCTccgccacctcctcctccacctcctgcGACAACTAAACGCCGTCCaccacctccccctccccctcctccgtCTCCTCCGACAACTAGACGCCCTCCGCCACCTCCTCCGACAACTAAACGCCctccaccacctcctcctccgcctcctcctaCAACTAAACGCCGTCCACCACCTCCTTCTCcgcctcctccacctcctccgtCTCCTCCGACAACTAGACGCCCTCCGCCACCTCCTCCGACAACTAAACGCCctccaccacctcctcctccgcctcctccgacaACTAAACGTCCTCCACCACCTCCTCCGCCGCCTCCTCCGCCACCTCCAACAACTAAACGCCctccaccacctcctcctcctccgccaacTCGTCCTGCTCAGCCACCTCCGCCGCCTCCGCCAGTTCGGCCTACTCTGCCACCTCCGCTCACACAGTCCTCCATAAAACCTATCTCGCTTCTGTGCACCTTCGGGAACAAGACAGGCGGCGGCACTGTCTATCCACCGGATGGTTTGTGCGACTACATCTTCTACGACTCGATGTACAAGAATAATCGCAACCCGCTTTTCGGAAACTGGGACTACGACATATACTCCATCCTCTCGAGAGCGCAGAAAGCCGACCGCACCAAGTCGCAGTATGGTGCGGGTTTCGCCTTCGAACATCGCAACAAACTCGTCAGCGATCTGACCAAAAAGTCCCTGGAAGTTTTCTGGAGTCACAACTTGTTTCACTTCGGCATCATCGACTGTCCCATGCACGGCGTGACTCATGCCCAAATGGACGAGGTGTTCGTAGCCCTCAAGGCGCTCGGAGATGTCGCCAAGGTAGCGAGAACCTCGGGAAACGCCTCGTACGTCATCCTGGGCGCGCTTTCCGCCACCAGCGCGTGGAACGACTACTTCAAAAACAAGTTCAAGAATACCTTCAAGCCGGACCTGTTCATCTCGCTGGGCCACCAGCTGCGGGGCGATCCGGAGAAGAGCCGGTGCATCGCCACGCCACCAGCCATACTGCAGAAGCCAACGGGGTTTCCGGACGAACACGACTTGCACGACGCCGCGCGAGCGCTGGCGGCCGTTGCTTCGCAAGCCGGCGGCCCACGGATCTCCATCTCCGTCTCGATGAAGGGTCGCTGGTCCACGCTGAAGCCGAACGTCAGGGCCGAGATCTTCGCGCCCTGCGTCACGAGCAGCCAGGGGCCCTACTACGGCAGCTACACCGAGGTGTGCGACACGCCGCCCTTCTCGAACAACCTGTTGCACGAGGTGCAGCAGTACGCCATGCGCGCCTACGACAAGGCGACGCGGCGCATGTTCGTGTACGACAACGAGCAGACTCTGTGCAAGAAGCTCTGCCTCCTCAAGGCCAACTACACCAAGCTGGAGTTCGGCGTGGCCATCTACGACCTGGACTACGAGGACGCCGACGACACCTGCTCGTCGCTCAACACTCAGGGAGCCTACAGCCGCACCAAGGTGGCGAGCACTGTGCAAAGGTATTTAGCCAGCCAGTTCACCGATCCGTCTAAGGAGGCCGAGTGTTCCCAGCTGTGGCAATAG